The genome window AGCAGTCATATTCTTTATTGTTGTGTTTCCAACTGCATACCGTAGACCATTTTTGCCCTGCATTAGGGCACCTAAGCGGGATTCCATATTTTAAAGGGCAGTCAAGGCGCTTATTTAGTAGAAGCTGTTTTATGATCGCATGGGCGGTTAATGTATCGAGCTTAAAGAAGAATTCTCCCAACGGCTTTTTGTCAGCTATAGAATAAAAAGTTGCGTCTTTATATATTAAGTCAAGGAGATCCCAAATAGAATCACTTCTTATTATTTTGCTAAAGAAATGATAGGGATCATCACGTCTTGCTTTCAAAAGAGCAACATGCATTCTAAATGCATACCCCATAAGAGTTTCATCTGATGTGGTCTTGTATATATTTTCTGCACGTTCATGTGCCATAAAAGCCATTTGCTCAGGTGGCGGGATTTTCATTTTATCACAGATGTTGCTGTAGAACTGTTTAACATCATTGAAAGATTCAAAGCTACAATCTAGGGCTTCATTGCAAGCATTAAAGAAAATCATTCCAGGATATTCATCTGCTATGCCATCTGTGTTATTATTCACTAGTGTATTGATATTAAAAAGTATAAAAGGATCATACATTAATGCTATATCTATGCAGATCATTAAGGGTATTATAGAATTAAATTTTAGCATTCCTATTTTAGCGGCATATGCTATAAGGCTCGTGTATTCGGCTTCTTCAGGTACAATACCTAAGATAAATAAAAGATCAACTTCTTGATTAAAAGCGTTTCCGATATTGTTTGCTTCTGCTAGCACAGCAAAAGCCTCCATTAGTATCGCTGCCGTTACGATTACATCTACGACCCTTCCTTTTTCGTAATATAGTAAGTGTGGTAAATATTTTGAGGTAATATTATTATTTAAATAAAGTGATATTCTATTTATATTATCTTCTGAAATAACTGTATTGTGAAATGGATTCCACAGCTCCAGCCATAAGATTGGAAGCTCATTATGAGTAATACTATGCGTTGTTTTTTTATGTATTGACAACTGGTCAATACATTCTAGGTAGAAGAGATAACGACTTAAATCTTCGTAATTAGATGTCTCTGATGCAAAATTGTTATTTATGACAGGGATTGATGTGCGTTTGCTTTTAGAAAGTCGATTTAAAGTAATTATAGTACTGCGAATACATCGTAAACCGAATGATGTTGATAGGTATTGCATTAAGTGCGCGTATTCATGTATAAAAGACATTGACTTTCCTAACATCTCAATAGACTCATGGGTATAAGGTTGGGCTATTGGATACCGCTGTAAAGCGTCTTCAAATTCATCGAATTCGCCATCCAGGCCAATGGCATAACTAAATGGATGAAATACACCTCGTCTTTTTGAGCTAAGTCTTATGACTTCGAGGGCTTCAGTCTTATTCATAGTAAAAGTAAGTTGTTGACTACACTATCTGCAGTTTGAATAATGCACTTATCATCAGAAATCAAAAAACCATACTCGATTATATTTTCATCGAAAAACATTCCATCAAAAAAAGTGTGTACGCTTTCCTCGCTATTACCGCTCCTTGCCAATACTACATCTAACGATTTATTCCTGCATACGACTAATGATATACCTTCACAGCTTGCTATCTTAAAAGACCCTTTTTGAAAATTATTTGAAGAAACCATAATCCCCTTATTAGCTCCTATATCCCCAATTCTATATGCGAATGCCATGACCCTATCAAGAGATA of Hymenobacter yonginensis contains these proteins:
- a CDS encoding restriction endonuclease; amino-acid sequence: MSSHIDFEKIANDLFSSQLPSFNSFHNKKYLGKKSGHTHQIDFSFEGQIAGTNFLLLGECKEYTSAVSLDRVMAFAYRIGDIGANKGIMVSSNNFQKGSFKIASCEGISLVVCRNKSLDVVLARSGNSEESVHTFFDGMFFDENIIEYGFLISDDKCIIQTADSVVNNLLLL